CTCTAAAAGCCTGTTtttaaattaacccttaactatgtgttCTATTTCAGTAATTCATGGCAGCTGATTGCACATAATATGGTTGTAATTAGCTTGATCAGATTTTGGAATATACACACCTCTCAAATCCAAGGTAACACAAACAGAGGTGGAGGTGTGAAGAAAGAGCAGATAAAGTAAATGAGATGAGGATTACagacaatgaagtcaatggactgtTGTCAGTCTCATGGAAAAGAGAGGAGAAGCAGGCTATCTGTGCAGCACAATGCATAACATAACTCCTCACATGTGTTTTCCATGTAGTTAGTTGGAATTGCCATGCAGTGAAATTATGATAAGTGAGTCTGTATTCTCAGATTATCTATATCAGTCTAACTTCAATGATTGTGCCACAGACCAGCCAAGAATAACACAAATGGTGGTATATTAATTttatgtttctttattttaacaTAAGTCTCCAAGAAACTTGAAGGCAGATTTTGATGTCTGTTCCGTCGGTGCAAATCAAATGAAACTGATTCTGATAACACCAGTGTTTTATCCAATTATAAATTCATTGTTCTCAGTTATCCTCCTTCTGATGCTGGTATGAAAGAGATAATTTTCACTGAAGTGAGAACTTTACACCAATATAAAGatggtgtaactgagaggagaataaGAACTGTTGACTTTAATAAATTACTCAGGATGTATAGTTTTGTGACAGGAGAATCTGATTAAAATTATATTGGGCCTTAACCATATAATATGGAGAGAGTGATGGATGCATGGATAAAAAGGTGAAAAGTcagagacagatagatagatagatagatagatagatagatagatagattagattatgCCAATTTGTCTTGATTTAAAGTATCAAACTGACatgtcattttttctttttaattctcaaGATGAAATATGATGaggaagaaaatgagaaaaaacagTTCTGTGACTGAGTTTGTCATACTGGGATTCTCTAATCACCCAGACACGAGTTCCATTTATTTTGTGTTATTTCTGTGCATTTACATCATCACAGTGCTGGGCAACATcctcatcattatcatcatcaatgTTGATCCGtcccttcacacccccatgtatttcTTTCTCAGGAACTTGTCCTTCCTGGAGATCTGCTACACCTCAGTCACCCTGCCCAAGGTACTGTCCAACCTCCTCTCAGAGAATAAAACCATCTCCCTTGCTGGTTGTGCAGTACAGATGTATTTCTTTCTATTCTTTGGCGTTACTGAATGCTGCCTCCTTGCATCTATGGCGTATGACCGCTGCATTGCTATATGCAAACCGCTGCAATACATGACCATCATGAATAAGAGGGTTTGCATTCAGCTGATAGGTGGCTCGTGTATCTGTGGCACCCTCGTGGCTGTGGGGCACACAACCTTCACCTTCACACTTCCTTTCTGTGGGTCCAATGTGATCAACCACTTCTTCTGTGAGATCCAGCCAGTGCTGAAGCTGGTGTGCGGGGACACCTACTGGATTAAGTTCCAGATCTCTGTGGGTGCTGCCTTTGTCCTCATGATGCCTTTCATGCTGATCCTGGTGTCCTACATCTGTATCATCTCCACTATCCTGAAAATGCAGTCCGCCGAAGGCAGGCGCagagccttctccacctgcttcTCACACCTCATTGTGGTGACGTTGTTCTACGGGACAGCACTTATCATGTACGTGCGCCCCAACTCCAGCTTCTCTCCAGATGTGAACAAGTTACTCTCTCTGCTCTACTCAGTGGTGACTCCGATCTTGAACCCCATTATCTACAGCCTCaggaacaaggaggtgaaagATGCCTTGAGGAAATCAGGGATGAAGGTATTTCATCCACAAAAAATAGGTATATTTTTCTCCAGGATTATTCCTGGGGAATATCTCTGCTCTCAAGAAACTGCACAGTTCTAAAGAGACCAAGAGACAGCTCAGCATTACATAGCAATTTATCACATCGAACATAGTGTGGTCTACTTTTTCTGAATTtgtatttcaatgaaattttttcATTAAGATTTTGAACTTCAACAAATAAATATGTGAATCTTGTggaaatcaaaaataaaataaataaaattacatgcTGACTCCTTCCATTGTTTACCAGTTCTAATTGAAGTATATCTGCAGTTCATAGACTCTCTCCCATACACATTTTAATTGGAGTTGGTTGAAAATTTCTGAGTTTTCCCAAATATTTCTCCTCCCAAAAGTTAATGACAGAAATGGGTAGAGGAACTGGGAAACGTTCTGCAATTCTCTTTGCCATCAGTAGATTAgttcaattttttagaaatttccATTAAATTTCAAAAAATGCTTACAAAGGAATTTAAGATATCTCAAAAAGAATGTCAACAATCACACTGTCCCATTTGTCAATCTTTTATAATTCAGCAACATGTCAGTTCTAAACCAGAATATCCTTAATCATAAGATTGCACATGGGTCATCTGATGTCTAAGAGGAAACCTCTATTGCTGGACAACTCATTTTTATCAGTTTCTTGTCCTGGGACATGCAAAATCATTAATCACAGCATCTTTCCCCCCAGGAATTCATTGTGAGTAAAGGCTACATccggtgggatttttttttctccctctcacaAGACCTAACTTTTAGGTACATAGAAAATAATTTGTATTCACAAAGCCTGGGTTAGGGGGTCCAGGTTTCCTACACAATGAGTGGAGGTATATAGGTGCCAAATAAtaggatccacaaaagccagggTGGTGAGTGgcgagctgcctaaactagctaAAAAGAGATACTGAGTAGAGCACTGTGTGCTAAACCTTACCCCTCAACAGAAAGGGCACCTAGGTCCAGGCTGAAGTGAAGTGCGTATATTTGGTTGGGGTCTACAGCAGGAACTGTCTCCTGGAGGTAGGTTTCTGAGGGGTTTCTTGCATGAAACAATGTAGGAGGAGTTGGTACTGCAGCAGCctcctcataacttttagctgGAGCCCCCACAGTTCAGTTCCCCTCTGATGAGGATAAGGTATTTGTAGAGAAGGTTTCCCACCTTACGGGCGAGTGCCTTAACCATTGAGCTGTGGGATATTCTGCTGGGGgattccctcagcctttcctagTGAATGAAGCTCTGCTTTACATAGATAATTAAAGAGTtgtcagagcagggcagctgggtcCTGGGGCTGCCACCTTCCAGGGGTGTACACCAAACATCACACTAGAGAGTCATTTTCACATGCTCTCTGGCCCAGTTAATAtgcaagtttttatttaaaaaatgaaacagctgtaacaggagagactgaggggaaCCTCTGTTGGAACATCCCATAGTCCAGTGTTTAGGACACTGCCCTAAGAGGCAGGAGATacatgttcaaatcctttctactTGTTGTTGGTTTTTAGCCAGAACAGTAGACGGTGATCAAACTGCCCAAGAAGTCCACAGACTCAGTTCAGAGGTGAAGGCACTTGGCTTCGTTAACAATAAACTTGGCCTGGTGCTAGTTCCCTGGCTCAGAGGTTACAGTTACCGTAACACATATATGCTTGTTACAATGGAAAACCTCAGTGAACAGCAGGACTTCCCACTCCCACCTAGGCCAGGCTAAGAGTTAAGGTGAGGCATCTCAACACGTATAGGCTGAGACAAGCAATCTAGGATAAACAATTTATGTGCCACATTACATGTTTCATGACATTTGTTACCTCCTATTGTACCTTTCTCCTGATGTTTCAGACAACACACCCCTATTCATCACTTCAGTCAAACCATTTTATCGTGTTCTAGGCTGGGATGCTCTTGTCCTGGCCTGCTgcaatgtgtttgtgttttagtGATGTTAGCAATACCTGTGCCAAGTTCAGGTACCAGACAGTGAACCTTCAATGAGACATCTGTTTTGTAATGGGCCTGACTTTTGCTCATAGTCTGACTCTCACTAACTGAGCTTTatatcagcagggcctgatttCAGGTTAGACTTAGGCCTCATGCCAGGCCtcatgtttcaggctctctgtttCCACCACACTTGTGAGGTAGNNNNNNNNNNNNNNNNNNNNNNNNNNNNNNNNNNNNNNNNNNNNNNNNNNNNNNNNNNNNNNNNNNNNNNNNNNNNNNNNNNNNNNNNNNNNNNNNNNNNNNNNNNNNNNNNNNNNNNNNNNNNNNNNNNNNNNNNNNNNNNNNNNNNNNNNNNNNNNNNNNNNNNNNNNNNNNNNNNNNNNNNNNNNNNNNNNNNNNNNNNNNNNNNNNNNNNNNNNNNNNNNNNNNNNNNNNNNNNNNNNNNNNNNNNNNNNNNNNNNNNNNNNNNNNNNNNNNNNNNNNNNNNNNNNNNNNNNNNNNNNNNNNNNNNNNNNNNNNNNNNNNNNNNNNNNNNNNNNNNNNNNNNNNNNNNNNNNNNNNNNNNNNNNNNNNNNNNNNNNNNNNNNNNNNNNNNNNNNNNNNNNNNNNNNNNNNNNNNNNNNNNNNNNNNNNNNNNNNNNNNNNNNNNNNNNNNNNNNNNNNNNNNNNNNNNNNNNNNNNNNNNNNNNNNNNNNNNNNNNNNNNNNNNNNNNNNNNNNNNNNNNNNNNNNNNNNNNNNNNNNNNNNNNNNNNNNNNNNNNNNNNNNNNNNNNNNNNNNNNNNNNNNNNNNNNNNNNNNNNNNNNNNNNNNNNNNNNNNNNNNNNNNNNNNNNNNNNNNNNNNNNNNNNNNNNNNNNNNNNNNNNNNNNNNNNNNNNNNNNNNNNNNNNNNNNNNNNNNNNNNNNNNNNNNNNNNNNNNNNNNNNNNNNNNNNNNNNNNNNNNNNNNNNNNNNNNNNNNNNNNNNNNNNNNNNNNNNNNNNNNNNNNNNNNNNNNNNNNNNNNNNNNNNNNNNNNNNNNNNNNNNNNNNNNNNNNNNNNNNNNNNNNNNNNNNNNNNNNNNNNNNNNNNNNNNNNNNNNNNNNNNNNNNNNNNNNNNNNNNNNNNNNNNNNNNNNNNNNNNNNNNNNNNNNNNNNNNNNNNNNNNNNNNNNNNNNNNNNNNNNNNNNNNNNNNNNNNNNNNNNNNNNNNNNNNNNNNNNNNNNNNNNNNNNNNNNNNNNNNNNNNNNNNNNNNNNNNNNNNNNNNNNNNNNNNNNNNNNNNNNNNNNNNNNNNNNNNNNNNNNNNNNNNNNNNNNNNNNNNNNNNNNNNNNNNNNNNNNNNNNNNNNNNNNNNNNNNNNNNNNNNNNNNNNNNNNNNNNNNNNNNNNNNNNNNNNNNNNNNNNNNNNNNNNNNNNNNNNNNNNNNNNNNNNNNNNNNNNNNNNNNNNNNNNNNNNNNNNNNNNNNNNNNNNNNNNNNNNNNNNNNNNNNNNNNNNNNNNNNNNNNNNNNNNNNNNNNNNNNNNNNNNNNNNNNNNNNNNNNNNNNNNNNNNNNNNNNNNNNNNNNNNNNNNNNNNNNNNNNNNNNNNNNNNNNNNNNNNNNNNNNNNNNNNNNNNNNNNNNNNNNNNNNNNNNNNNNNNNNNNNNNNNNNNNNNNNNNNNNNNNNNNNNNNNNNNNNNNNNNNNNNNNNNNNNNNNNNNNNNNNNNNNNNNNNNNNNNNNNNNNNNNNNNNNNNNNNNNNNNNNNNNNNNNNNNNNNNNNNNNNNNNNNNNNNNNNNNNNNNNNNNNNNNNNNNNNNNNNNNNNNNNNNNNNNNNNNNNNNNNNNNNNNNNNNNNNNNNNNNNNNNNNNNNNNNNNNNNNNNNNNNNNNNNNNNNNNNNNNNNNNNNNNNNNNNNNNNNNNNNNNNNNNNNNNNNNNNNNNNNNNNNNNNNNNNNNNNNNNNNNNNNNNNNNNNNNNNNNNNNNNNNNNNNNNNNNNNNNNNNNNNNNNNNNNNNNNNNNNNNNNNNNNNNNNNNNNNNNNNNNNNNNNNNNNNNNNNNNNNNNNNNNNNNNNNNNNNNNNNNNNNNNNNNNNNNNNNNNNNNNNNNNNNNNNNNNNNNNNNNNNNNNNNNNNNNNNNNNNNNNNNNNNNNNNNNNNNNNNNNNNNNNNNNNNNNNNNNNNNNNNNNNNNNNNNNNNNNNNNNNNNNNNNNNNNNNNNNNNNNNNNNNNNNNNNNNNNNNNNNNNNNNNNNNNNNNNNNNNNNNNNNNNNNNNNNNNNNNNNNNNNNNNNNNNNNNNNNNNNNNNNNNNNNNNNNNNNNNNNNNNNNNNNNNNNNNNNNNNNNNNNNNNNNNNNNNNNNNNNNNNNNNNNNNNNNNNNNNNNNNNNNNNNNNNNNNNNNNNNNNNNNNNNNNNNNNNNNNNNNNNNNNNNNNNNNNNNNNNNNNNNNNNNNNNNNNNNNNNNNNNNNNNNNNNNNNNNNNNNNNNNNNNNNNNNNNNNNNNNNNNNNNNNNNNNNNNNNNNNNNNNNNNNNNNNNNNNNNNNNNNNNNNNNNNNNNNNNNNNNNNNNNNNNNNNNNNNNNNNNNNNNNNNNNNNNNNNNNNNNNNNNNNNNNNNNNNNNNNNNNNNNNNNNNNNNNNNNNNNNNNNNNNNNNNNNNNNNNNNNNNNNNNNNNNNNNNNNNNNNNNNNNNNNNNNNNNNNNNNNNNNNNNNNNNNNNNNNNNNNNNNNNNNNNNNNNNNNNNNNNNNNNNNNNNNNNNNNNNNNNNNNNNNNNNNNNNNNNNNNNNNNNNNNNNNNNNNNNNNNNNNNNNNNNNNNNNNNNNNNNNNNNNNNNNNNNNNNNNNNNNNNNNNNNNNNNNNNNNNNNNNNNNNNNNNNNNNNNNNNNNNNNNNNNNNNNNNNNNNNNNNNNNNNNNNNNNNNNNNNNNNNNNNNNNNNNNNNNNNNNNNNNNNNNNNNNNNNNNNNNNNNNNNNNNNNNNNNNNNNNNNNNNNNNNNNNNNNNNNNNNNNNNNNNNNNNNNNNNNNNNNNNNNNNNNNNNNNNNNNNNNNNNNNNNNNNNNNNNNNNNNNNNNNNNNNNNNNNNNNNNNNNNNNNNNNNNNNNNNNNNNNNNNNNNNNNNNNNNNNNNNNNNNNNNNNNNNNNNNNNNNNNNNNNNNNNNNNNNNNNNNNNNNNNNNNNNNNNNNNNNNNNNNNNNNNNNNNNNNNNNNNNNNNNNNNNNNNNNNNNNNNNNNNNNNNNNNNNNNNNNNNNNNNNNNNNNNNNNNNNNNNNNNNNNNNNNNNNNNNNNNNNNNNNNNNNNNNNNNNNNNNNNNNNNNNNNNNNNNNNNNNNNNNNNNNNNNNNNNNNNNNNNNNNNNNNNNNNNNNNNNNNNNNNNNNNNNNNNNNNNNNNNNNNNNNNNNNNNNNNNNNNNNNNNNNNNNNNNNNNNNNNNNNNNNNNNNNNNNNNNNNNNNNNNNNNNNNNNNNNNNNNNNNNNNNNNNNNNNNNNNNNNNNNNNNNNNNNNNgaagggacctcgagaggtcatcgagtccagtcccctgccctcatggcaggaccaaataacctatttttaaatatctccagagatggagattccatccctaggcaatttattccagtgtttaaccactctgacaggaactttttcctaatgtccaacctaaaactcccttgctccagtttaagcccattgcttcttgttctagccttagaggctaaggtgaacaagttttctccctcctcctgatgacacccttttagatacctgaaaactgctatcaggtctactctcagtcttctcttttccaaactaaacaaacccaaaacttgttttaataaagttacttttttttttcttatgcatCCACCATATTTACGGTAGTTTAATTTAGCTaataacttttttcaaaatgctgctttagtgcctttttaattgaattccaatttccatccaaatgcagtTAGACACAAATCATGAGTAAAAGATTAATCATCATCTAGTAAACAAGGAATGTGTCATtcatattttttaacaaaataaaaatgtaagaattaataatctgaataaatgtattttaagctATATGACTGCTAACATAAATGAGCACATATAGTGCCTCCTCCTTGTTAGCAAAAAGCAGTACCAAATTTCACGTAAAGGCTCTATTTAGCTGCagatcaacatgttttaatggtcaCCAGCCTAtgaaaatcaacttttttttagaaaaacaattaaaaagctcAAATGCAAAGCACTATTAAAATCTATGATTTAAGGCTTCTTGCTTGTCGATTAAAATCAAAGCTGTACATTTCTTTGATTTGAATCAATCCGCCCTGGACTGAGAAGGCTGTCTGACCACCGGATCTATGGTTGATGAAAAGTTCCCAAAGGGAAGACCCACAGGCACCAGAACCCAAGCAGACCTTGATAGTGAGCACAGTTGATCCACAGGGCACAGTAGCCCCTGCCCTGAGAAAGGGGAAGGAACACAGGTGCACTCAAAGACACCAGAGAAAAGTGTGCCACTCGCTCCAGAACCGAGACATCAAGACACTAGGAAGGGTTAGTGTGAACTTATACACGAGGCCTGAGAAGAGTGAGTACCCATTGAATTCACAAAAGCCGTCGGGAACTTGTGCTCCACCTCACGATAAGCAGGGTCTCCTGTGTTAGAATGTGAGAAGGATTCTCTGCCCCGGCTCTCGAGCCcaacttctctctccttctgatCTATATTATTATTTGGGTTCCAGCAGTCCCCAGCAGAGCTCTGTTGTGCCTGGCAAGGGACTAGGCAAAGAAAGGTGGATTATCCTCAtctcacagatgggaaaacaaagGCCCAGAGAGATGAAGTTTTCAaagttagatgaaggtttcttaccattaaaggagtgaagttctggaacatccttccaaggggagtagtgagggcaaaagacatatctggcttcaagactaagcttgataagtttatggaggggatggtatgatgggatagcctaattttggcaattaagttggcaactgatctttgattatcagcaggtaagtatgNNNNNNNNNNNNNNNNNNNNNNNNNNNNNNNNNNNNNNNNNNNNNNNNNNNNNNNNNNNNNNNNNNNNNNNNNNNNNNNNNNNNNNNNNNNNNNNNNNNNNNNNNNNNNNNNNNNNNNNNNNNNNNNNNNNNNNNNNNNNNNNNNNNNNNNNNNNNNNNNNNNNNNNNNNNNNNNNNNNNNNNNNNNNNNNNNNNNNNNNNNNNNNNNNNNNNNNNNNNNNNNNNNNNNNNNNNNNNNNNNNNNNNNNNNNNNNNNNNNNNNNNNNNNNNNNNNNNNNNNNNNNNNNNNNNNNNNNNNNNNNNNNNNNNNNNNNNNNNNNNNNNNNNNNNNNNNNNNNNNNNNNNNNNNNNNNNNNNNNNNNNNNNNNNNNNNNNNNNNNNNNNNNNNNNNNNNNNNNNNNNNNNNNNNNNNNNNNNNNNNNNNNNNNNNNNNNNNNNNNNNNNNNNNNNNNNNNNNNNNNNNNNNNNNNNNNNNNNNNNNNNNNNNNNNNNNNNNNNNNNNNNNNNNNNNNNNNNNNNNNNNNNNNNNNNNNNNNNNNNNNNNNNNNNNNNNNNNNNNNNNNNNNNNNNNNNNNNNNNNNNNNNNNNNNNNNNNNNNNNNNNNNNNNNNNNNNNNNNNNNNNNNNNNNNNNNNNNNNNNNNNNNNNNNNNNNNNNNNNNNNNNNNNNNNNNNNNNNNNNNNNNNNNNNNNNNNNNNNNNNNNNNNNNNNNNNNNNNNNNNNNNNNNNNNNNNNNNNNNNNNNNNNNNNNNNNNNNNNNNNNNNNNNNNNNNNNNNNNNNNNNNNNNNNNNNNNNNNNNNNNNNNNNNNNNNNNNNNNNNNNNNNNNNNNNNNNNNNNNNNNNNNNNNNNNNNNNNNNNNNNNNNNNNNNNNNNNNNNNNNNNNNNNNNNNNNNNNNNNNNNNNNNNNNNNNNNNNNNNNNNNNNNNNNNNNNNNNNNNNNNNNNNNNNNNNNNNNNNNNNNNNNNNNNNNNNNNNNNNNNNNNNNNNNNNNNNNNNNNNNNNNNNNNNNNNNNNNNNNNNNNNNNNNNNNNNNNNNNNNNNNNNNNNNNNNNNNNNNNNNNNNNNNNNNNNNNNNNNNNNNNNNNNNNNNNNNNNNNNNNNNNNNNNNNNNNNNNNNNNNNNNNNNNNNNNNNNNNNNNNNNNNNNNNNNNNNNNNNNNNNNNNNNNNNNNNNNNNNNNNNNNNNNNNNNNNNNNNNNNNNNNNNNNNNNNNNNNNNNNNNNNNNNNNNNNNNNNNNNNNNNNNNNNNNNNNNNNNNNNNNNNNNNNNNNNNNNNNNNNNNNNNNNNNNNNNNNNNNNNNNNNNNNNNNNNNNNNNNNNNNNNNNNNNNNNNNNNNNNNNNNNNNNNNNNNNNNNNNNNNNNNNNNNNNNNNNNNNNNNNNNNNNNNNNNNNNNNNNNNNNNNNNNNNNNNNNNNNNNNNNNNNNNNNNNNNNNNNNNNNNNNNNNNNNNNNNNNNNNNNNNNNNNNNNNNNNNNNNNNNNNNNNNNNNNNNNNNNNNNNNNNNNNNNNNNNNNNNNNNNNNNNNNNNNNNNNNNNNNNNNNNNNNNNNNNNNNNNNNNNNNNNNNNNNNNNNNNNNNNNNNNNNNNNNNNNNNNNNNNNNNNNNNNNNNNNNNNNNNNNNNNNNNNNNNNNNNNNNNNNNNNNNNNNNNNNNNNNNNNNNNNNNNNNNNNNNNNNNNNNNNNNNNNNNNNNNNNNNNNNNNNNNNNNNNNNNNNNNNNNNNNNNNNNNNNNNNNNNNNNNNNNNNNNNNNNNNNNNNNNNNNNNNNNNNNNNNNNNNNNNNNNNNNNNNNNNNNNNNNNNNNNNNNNNNNNNNNNNNNNNNNNNNNNNNNNNNNNNNNNNNNNNNNNNNNNNNNNNNNNNNNNNNNNNNNNNNNNNNNNNNNNNNNNNNNNNNNNNNNNNNNNNNNNNNNNNNNNNNNNNNNNNNNNNNNNNNNNNNNNNNNNNNNNNNNNNNNNNNNNNNNNNNNNNNNNNNNNNNNNNNNNNNNNNNNNNNNNNNNNNNNNNNNNNNNNNNNNNNNNNNNNNNNNNNNNNNNNNNNNNNNNNNNNNNNNNNNNNNNNNNNNNNNNNNNNNNNNNNNNNNNNNNNNNNNNNNNNNNNNNNNNNNNNNNNNNNNNNNNNNNNNNNNNNNNNNNNNNNNNNNNNNNNNNNNNNNNNNNNNNNNNNNNNNNNNNNNNNNNNNNNNNNNNNNNNNNNNNNNNNNNNNNNNNNNNNNNNNNNNNNNNNNNNNNNNNNNNNNNNNNNNNNNNNNNNNNNNNNNNNNNNNNNNNNNNNNNNNNNNNNNNNNNNNNNNNNNNNNNNNNNNNNNNNNNNNNNNNNNNNNNNNNNNNNNNNNNNNNNNNNNNNNNNNNNNNNNNNNNNNNNNNNNNNNNNNNNNNNNNNNNNNNNNNNNNNNNNNNNNNNNNNNNNNNNNNNNNNNNNNNNNNNNNNNNNNNNNNNNNNNNNNNNNNNNNNNNNNNNNNNNNNNNNNNNNNNNNNNNNNNNNNNNNNNNNNNNNNNNNNNNNNNNNNNNNNNNNNNNNNNNNNNNNNNNNNNNNNNNNNNNNNNNNNNNNNNNNNNNNNNNNNNNNNNNNNNNNNNNNNNN
This genomic window from Chelonoidis abingdonii isolate Lonesome George chromosome 24, CheloAbing_2.0, whole genome shotgun sequence contains:
- the LOC116816176 gene encoding olfactory receptor 10C1-like, coding for MKNDSSVTEFVILGFSNHPDTSSIYFVLFLCIYIITVLGNILIIIIINVDPSLHTPMYFFLRNLSFLEICYTSVTLPKVLSNLLSENKTISLAGCAVQMYFFLFFGVTECCLLASMAYDRCIAICKPLQYMTIMNKRVCIQLIGGSCICGTLVAVGHTTFTFTLPFCGSNVINHFFCEIQPVLKLVCGDTYWIKFQISVGAAFVLMMPFMLILVSYICIISTILKMQSAEGRRRAFSTCFSHLIVVTLFYGTALIMYVRPNSSFSPDVNKLLSLLYSVVTPILNPIIYSLRNKEVKDALRKSGMKVFHPQKIGIFFSRIIPGEYLCSQETAQF